The Pseudodesulfovibrio alkaliphilus genome has a window encoding:
- a CDS encoding DUF4389 domain-containing protein, producing MADPTIPTEAGRGDILKRLLITIACLIFLKVVRLLVQLAAVFQFLFLLAAKRHSEPLRRFCNALSGYGYRLMRYATLNDNERPFPFSRFPDDGEWEKPAQRVTFK from the coding sequence ATGGCTGACCCGACAATTCCCACCGAAGCAGGACGCGGAGATATTCTCAAACGGCTCCTGATCACCATTGCCTGCCTGATCTTTCTGAAGGTGGTCCGCCTGCTCGTCCAGCTCGCCGCTGTCTTTCAATTCCTTTTCCTGCTGGCGGCCAAACGACACAGCGAACCCCTGCGCCGCTTCTGCAACGCCCTCTCGGGCTACGGCTACCGGCTCATGCGCTACGCCACCCTCAACGACAACGAACGGCCCTTCCCCTTTTCCCGGTTCCCGGACGACGGCGAGTGGGAAAAACCGGCGCAAAGGGTGACCTTCAAGTGA
- a CDS encoding FapA family protein → MDGPRDAQFRFAMSEDGMKLGVSRYFPPQGAGEGPSVALLKRQVAEAGVRLPVDEEAARRVVDAIQRDEEIRRIVLVRGIDVQEPRNASLVALGNLDFPVFPGDRFARKHPPRRARDGETIDGRVTTPKEHFEPEDIKVTVGANVEFDSLTNAYVSTVWGMARLHEGTLGVDPLTHISEDARIVKATLHHRDFRGQPVTGKRVEKELRDMGVVIDIDLERLEALLAQSKEQGQPLPDQVLVAGKPPVPGRDGWLELLVSTRELAGTEDESGRLDFRDRGTHPMVEAEQVVARLHPPTSGEGGIDIYGKTIPPGRGKPMVVRRGENIDVLDDEITFISRARGVMSLEGNVLSVTECLLINGNVDLGTGNITLEYGSVKILGSIHAGFSVSAPKHVIVAGSIESATVSAGGNIEVSGGILMPDGGTVRAQGSVSCAYATNARIRAGGDVIIANDITNSDIRAEGRLQGTRGKGHVQGGKIVTGRGMEIKELGSELGVTTVVGIQIHHDGDDTLRAERKRLKEAIRKIDDALGSDQPKVILARTRPEKRAAVAEVIKHRMTLVKRRKAISEEINQRMLARQEELAGVRIRVHRLIHPGVVVVIGSKKLAITRRTEAATITWDTRTGEIVLG, encoded by the coding sequence ATGGACGGCCCCCGCGACGCCCAGTTCCGTTTCGCCATGTCCGAGGACGGCATGAAGCTCGGCGTAAGCCGCTACTTCCCGCCTCAAGGCGCGGGAGAGGGGCCGTCGGTTGCGCTGCTCAAGCGCCAGGTGGCCGAGGCCGGGGTGCGTCTGCCCGTTGACGAGGAGGCGGCCCGCCGCGTGGTGGACGCCATCCAGCGCGACGAAGAAATCCGCCGCATCGTGCTTGTGCGCGGCATTGATGTTCAGGAACCGCGAAACGCCTCCCTGGTGGCCCTGGGCAACCTCGATTTCCCAGTCTTTCCGGGCGACCGTTTCGCCCGCAAGCATCCGCCGCGCCGCGCCCGCGACGGCGAGACCATCGACGGCCGCGTCACCACCCCCAAGGAACATTTCGAGCCCGAAGACATCAAGGTCACCGTGGGCGCCAACGTGGAGTTCGACTCCCTGACCAACGCCTACGTCTCCACCGTTTGGGGCATGGCCCGGCTGCACGAGGGTACGCTCGGCGTGGATCCGCTCACGCATATCTCCGAGGACGCCAGGATCGTCAAGGCCACGCTGCACCACAGGGATTTCCGGGGCCAGCCCGTCACAGGAAAGCGGGTGGAGAAGGAATTGCGCGACATGGGCGTGGTCATCGACATCGACCTTGAGCGCCTTGAGGCCCTGCTCGCCCAATCCAAGGAGCAGGGCCAGCCCTTGCCAGATCAGGTGCTGGTGGCGGGCAAGCCCCCTGTTCCCGGACGGGACGGCTGGCTTGAGCTGCTGGTCTCGACCCGCGAACTGGCCGGGACCGAAGACGAATCAGGGCGTCTCGACTTCCGCGACCGCGGAACCCATCCCATGGTGGAGGCCGAGCAGGTCGTTGCCAGACTGCACCCCCCCACCTCGGGCGAGGGAGGCATCGACATCTACGGCAAGACCATCCCCCCCGGCCGGGGCAAGCCCATGGTGGTCCGGCGCGGGGAGAACATCGACGTGCTCGATGACGAGATCACCTTCATCTCCCGGGCCAGAGGGGTCATGTCTCTTGAGGGAAATGTCCTTTCGGTCACGGAGTGCCTGCTGATAAACGGCAACGTGGACCTTGGCACCGGCAACATCACCCTGGAGTACGGTTCGGTCAAGATCCTGGGCTCTATCCACGCCGGGTTCTCGGTTTCCGCGCCAAAACACGTCATCGTGGCCGGGTCCATCGAGAGCGCCACGGTATCGGCGGGCGGCAATATCGAGGTCTCCGGCGGCATCCTCATGCCCGATGGCGGAACCGTGCGAGCCCAGGGCTCGGTATCCTGCGCCTACGCCACCAACGCGCGCATCCGCGCTGGCGGCGACGTGATCATAGCCAACGACATCACCAACTCGGACATCCGCGCCGAGGGCCGTCTGCAGGGCACCCGGGGCAAAGGCCACGTGCAGGGGGGCAAGATCGTCACCGGCAGGGGCATGGAAATCAAGGAACTGGGCTCGGAACTGGGCGTGACCACCGTGGTGGGCATCCAGATACACCATGATGGCGATGACACTCTGCGGGCCGAACGCAAGCGGCTCAAGGAGGCCATCCGCAAGATCGACGACGCCCTGGGCAGCGACCAACCCAAGGTCATCCTAGCCCGCACCCGACCCGAAAAGCGTGCGGCCGTGGCAGAGGTCATCAAGCACAGAATGACGCTGGTAAAGCGGCGCAAAGCCATTTCCGAGGAGATCAACCAGCGCATGTTGGCCCGCCAGGAGGAGCTTGCCGGGGTCAGGATCAGGGTCCACCGGCTCATTCATCCCGGCGTGGTCGTGGTCATCGGCTCCAAGAAACTCGCCATCACGCGGCGCACCGAGGCCGCCACCATCACCTGGGATACCCGCACCGGGGAGATCGTCCTCGGCTAG
- a CDS encoding BPL-N domain-containing protein: MSSIHIYWDESHFWGLLAARALESWGVPHRLVRGFEIADGVLAGKSGEPPRLLIVPGGRAKGKTDRLGLRGMDAICEFVHGGGTYLGFCGGAGLALTGPYGLGLSPWTRKGYTNRLHHFLSGHVHVSLNAETPLVPADMIANDTDPMLPVWWPGRFDPVDDSVTVLARYGKPGPDFWVADLNLATLPQGTMNDWENLYGIHLDPGFMEGAPCVTANDFGAGRVILSYAHLETPASPHANRWLTHLLAQSLANGPTPDPGAGPVPAWNVASLPAVWDDPALLAARKAMERVIATGTSHFLLFWRTPWLLGWRRGLPGAGINALYSLICEAMAREPGDKALAFWRTRSPGFTILMDLLTRGLSGYLLAERLSMTMFHSAPDAVSIQGLREQRRALFGLPPEPGGIYADLAATLEELYWLLSRPDSSDE, from the coding sequence ATGTCAAGCATACACATATATTGGGACGAGTCCCACTTCTGGGGCCTGCTGGCCGCACGCGCCCTTGAGTCATGGGGCGTTCCCCACCGTCTGGTACGCGGCTTCGAGATAGCCGATGGAGTGCTCGCTGGCAAGTCCGGCGAGCCACCGCGCCTGCTCATCGTCCCGGGCGGCCGGGCCAAGGGCAAGACGGACAGGCTGGGCCTGCGCGGCATGGACGCCATCTGCGAATTCGTCCATGGCGGAGGCACGTACCTCGGCTTTTGCGGCGGGGCCGGGCTGGCCCTTACCGGCCCCTACGGCCTCGGCCTCTCCCCCTGGACCCGCAAAGGATACACCAACCGGCTGCATCATTTTCTCTCCGGCCATGTCCATGTCTCCCTCAATGCGGAGACCCCCCTGGTGCCCGCGGACATGATCGCCAACGACACGGACCCCATGCTCCCGGTCTGGTGGCCGGGCCGATTCGATCCCGTGGACGACTCGGTCACGGTGCTGGCCCGCTACGGCAAGCCCGGCCCGGACTTTTGGGTGGCGGACCTCAACCTCGCCACCCTGCCTCAGGGGACAATGAACGACTGGGAGAATCTCTACGGCATCCATCTGGACCCCGGCTTCATGGAAGGCGCACCCTGCGTCACGGCCAACGATTTCGGTGCGGGCCGCGTCATCCTGAGCTACGCCCACCTGGAAACGCCCGCCTCGCCTCATGCCAACCGCTGGCTGACGCACCTTCTCGCCCAAAGCCTCGCCAACGGGCCGACCCCGGACCCCGGAGCGGGGCCGGTGCCGGCCTGGAACGTCGCTTCCCTTCCCGCGGTCTGGGACGACCCGGCGCTCCTGGCCGCACGAAAGGCCATGGAACGTGTTATCGCCACCGGCACCAGCCACTTCCTGCTTTTCTGGCGGACCCCCTGGCTGCTGGGCTGGCGGCGCGGCCTGCCCGGCGCGGGCATCAACGCCCTCTACTCGCTCATTTGCGAGGCCATGGCCCGCGAGCCGGGCGACAAGGCCCTGGCCTTCTGGCGCACCCGCTCGCCCGGATTCACAATCCTGATGGACCTGCTGACACGGGGACTGTCCGGTTATCTGCTGGCAGAGCGGCTGTCCATGACCATGTTTCATTCCGCACCCGACGCCGTTTCGATCCAGGGGCTGCGCGAGCAGCGTCGCGCCCTGTTCGGCCTGCCCCCCGAGCCGGGCGGCATCTATGCCGATCTGGCGGCAACGCTGGAGGAATTGTACTGGCTCCTTTCGCGCCCGGATTCATCCGATGAATAA
- a CDS encoding valine--tRNA ligase, translated as MARKELAKAYEPWDVEEKWERRWEADKTFTPDPDGPGEAYSIVIPPPNVTGVLHMGHALNLTLQDILCRFHRQRGRNVLWVPGTDHAGIATQNVVERQLKEEGKSRHDLGREKFIERVWEWKKEKGDHILSQIRRMGASVDWTRECFTFDEQRARAVRKVFVELYRQGLIYKGDYIINWCNRCHTALADDEVEHEPRPGHLYHVKYPLADGSGHLIVATTRPETMLGDTAIAVNPEDDRFNHLIGKEAVLPLVGRKLPIIGDAYVDVAFGTGCLKVTPAHDMNDWELGRKHGLEVLSILDEDGNVNENAPERYRGLHKEEARTVILTDLKNEGLLMEVADHDHSVGACYRCKSVIEPHVSTQWFVSMKPLAEKARAAVPAQTQIFPEHWAKTYYEWLDNIRDWCISRQIWWGHRIPAWTCEKCGALTVSMDDPGACESCGSRNIIQDEDVLDTWFSSALWPFSTLGWPERTPELARYYPTSCLVTGFDILFFWVARMMMMGLQFMERVPFDHVYIHALVRDEKGKKMSKSTGNVIDPLDMIEKYGADALRFTLTSFAAMGRDIKLSEARIEGYKHFMNKIWNAARFAMMNLPDEIPAVPLDKATSLADAWILHRLEEVKASVAEATAAYRFNEVAQTLYKFIWSEFCDWYLEMIKPALYGEDEAVKAATQRVLWTVLSETMVLLHPVAPFISQEIWSVLPRPAGDDRPDDIAILPFPAPRPHCLNPEAVARMELFMGVVSGIRNIRTELLIEPARKLDLLVRTACDADKLVLESTLDLIRFLARIENVTLGPDVKGPKASGAAVVQGNELFVPLEGVVDFEAELARLDKNLAKLDKTMKGVSGKLANPGFVNNAPPEVVEGEKRKLAEMEEERTKLTQLKARLESVMG; from the coding sequence ATGGCCCGCAAGGAACTGGCCAAGGCGTACGAGCCTTGGGATGTCGAGGAAAAATGGGAGCGCCGCTGGGAGGCGGACAAAACCTTCACCCCGGACCCGGACGGTCCGGGCGAGGCCTATTCCATCGTCATCCCGCCGCCCAACGTCACTGGTGTGCTGCACATGGGCCACGCCCTGAACCTGACGCTGCAGGATATCCTGTGCCGCTTCCACCGCCAGCGGGGGCGCAACGTGCTCTGGGTGCCGGGCACGGACCACGCGGGCATCGCCACCCAGAACGTGGTGGAGCGCCAGCTCAAGGAAGAGGGCAAAAGCCGCCACGACCTCGGCCGCGAAAAATTCATTGAGCGCGTGTGGGAATGGAAGAAGGAAAAGGGCGACCACATCCTGAGCCAGATCAGGCGCATGGGCGCTTCCGTCGACTGGACCCGCGAGTGCTTCACCTTTGACGAGCAACGCGCCAGGGCCGTGCGCAAGGTGTTTGTCGAGCTGTACCGGCAGGGACTCATCTACAAGGGCGACTACATCATCAACTGGTGCAACCGCTGCCACACCGCCCTGGCTGACGACGAGGTGGAGCACGAGCCCCGGCCCGGCCACCTCTACCACGTCAAATATCCCCTTGCCGACGGCTCGGGCCACCTCATCGTGGCCACCACCCGGCCCGAGACCATGCTCGGCGACACGGCCATCGCCGTGAACCCCGAGGACGACCGCTTCAATCACCTCATCGGCAAGGAGGCCGTGCTGCCGCTGGTTGGCCGCAAGCTGCCCATCATCGGCGACGCCTACGTGGACGTGGCCTTTGGCACCGGCTGTCTCAAGGTCACGCCCGCTCACGACATGAATGACTGGGAGCTGGGCCGCAAGCACGGCCTTGAAGTGCTGTCCATCCTCGACGAGGACGGCAACGTCAACGAAAACGCGCCCGAGCGCTATCGCGGTCTGCACAAGGAAGAGGCTCGCACCGTCATCCTCACGGACCTCAAGAACGAGGGGCTGCTGATGGAGGTGGCCGACCACGATCACTCGGTGGGCGCTTGCTACCGCTGCAAGTCGGTCATTGAGCCCCATGTCTCCACCCAGTGGTTCGTGTCCATGAAGCCCCTGGCCGAGAAGGCCCGCGCCGCCGTGCCCGCGCAGACGCAGATTTTTCCCGAGCACTGGGCCAAGACCTATTACGAATGGCTCGACAATATCCGCGACTGGTGCATCTCGCGCCAGATATGGTGGGGCCACCGCATCCCGGCCTGGACCTGCGAGAAGTGCGGCGCACTGACCGTGTCCATGGACGACCCCGGCGCCTGCGAATCCTGCGGCAGCCGCAACATCATCCAGGACGAGGATGTGCTCGACACCTGGTTCTCGTCCGCGCTTTGGCCCTTCTCCACTCTGGGCTGGCCCGAAAGGACGCCCGAGCTGGCCCGCTACTACCCAACCTCCTGTCTGGTCACCGGATTCGACATCCTCTTCTTCTGGGTGGCGCGGATGATGATGATGGGGCTCCAGTTCATGGAGCGGGTGCCCTTTGACCATGTCTATATCCACGCCCTGGTGCGCGACGAAAAGGGCAAGAAGATGTCCAAGTCCACGGGCAACGTCATCGACCCGCTGGACATGATCGAAAAATACGGGGCCGACGCCCTGCGCTTCACCCTGACCAGCTTCGCGGCCATGGGCCGGGACATCAAGCTCTCGGAGGCGCGCATTGAGGGCTACAAGCACTTCATGAACAAGATATGGAACGCGGCCCGGTTCGCCATGATGAACCTGCCCGACGAGATCCCTGCGGTCCCCCTCGACAAGGCCACAAGCCTGGCCGATGCCTGGATTCTGCACCGGCTGGAGGAGGTCAAGGCCAGCGTGGCCGAGGCCACCGCAGCCTACCGCTTCAACGAGGTGGCCCAGACCCTCTACAAGTTCATCTGGTCCGAATTCTGCGACTGGTACCTGGAGATGATCAAGCCGGCCCTCTACGGCGAGGACGAGGCGGTCAAGGCGGCAACGCAGCGGGTGCTCTGGACCGTGCTCTCCGAGACCATGGTTCTGCTCCACCCGGTGGCCCCGTTCATCTCCCAGGAGATATGGTCCGTGCTGCCCCGCCCGGCAGGGGACGACCGCCCGGACGACATCGCCATCCTGCCCTTCCCGGCGCCGCGCCCCCATTGCCTGAACCCGGAGGCCGTGGCCCGCATGGAGCTGTTCATGGGCGTGGTCTCCGGCATCCGCAACATCCGCACCGAGCTGCTCATCGAGCCCGCCAGGAAGCTCGACCTGCTGGTGCGTACGGCTTGCGACGCGGACAAGCTCGTGCTCGAATCCACCCTGGACCTGATCCGCTTCCTGGCCCGCATCGAAAACGTGACCCTCGGCCCGGACGTCAAAGGCCCCAAGGCCTCGGGCGCGGCCGTGGTCCAGGGCAACGAACTCTTCGTGCCCCTTGAAGGCGTGGTGGATTTCGAGGCCGAGCTGGCCCGGCTGGACAAGAACCTGGCCAAGCTCGACAAGACCATGAAGGGCGTGTCCGGCAAGCTGGCCAACCCCGGCTTTGTCAACAACGCCCCCCCCGAGGTGGTGGAGGGCGAAAAGCGCAAGCTGGCCGAAATGGAAGAGGAGCGGACCAAGCTCACCCAACTCAAGGCCCGTCTTGAGAGCGTGATGGGGTAG